A region from the Rosa rugosa chromosome 6, drRosRugo1.1, whole genome shotgun sequence genome encodes:
- the LOC133714767 gene encoding SKP1-like protein 21 isoform X1, producing the protein MSEAVMAVVKPEMKSYIWLQTADGSIQQVEEEVAMFCPMICREILQTGMGSSKNYAISLPQRVNPAVLGLILDYCRFHQVPGRSNKERKTFDEKFIRMDTKKLCELTSAADSLQLKPLVDLTSRALARIIEGKTPEEIRETFHLPDDLTEEEKLEPLRNITDDPRIRLLNRLYARKRKELKEREKLKNVEAEEERVDQRSVDDLLTFINGGNGDSKGVKTNKNKKKNRRRKDPPKDSSNNVNGNHNKESEALSSAFHNESRPSSSCNLQDCTAIEFDDGDVDDDLDPAMKEQLDREVEDFARRLNSDWPERMQEILSLGQERRLAPININGNGSARRYTTGLDQR; encoded by the exons ATGTCAGAAGCTGTCATGGCGGTAGTCAAACCTGAG ATGAAGTCTTACATCTGGCTACAAACTGCTGATGGGTCAATCCAACAAGTAGAAGAAGAGGTTGCTATGTTTTGTCCCATGATCTGTCGAGAAATACTTCAGACAGGCATGGGATCGTCCAAAAACTATGCTATATCACTTCCTCAACGAGTTAACCCTGCCGTTTTGGGGTTAATACTTGACTACTGCCGGTTTCATCAAGTACCAGGTCGCTCTAATAAG GAACGCAAAACTTTTGATGAGAAATTTATTCGGATGGATACAAAGAAGTTATGCGAGTTGACATCAGCTGCTGACAGCCTACAATTGAAGCCTTTGGTTGATCTCACCAGCCGAGCACTTGCACGAATTATTGAAGGAAAAACTCCTGAAGAGATACGGGAGACATTTCATTTACCTGATGATCTCACAGAG GAGGAGAAGTTGGAACCTCTGAGAAACATAACCGATGATCCACGTATCCGGCTTCTTAATCGTCTATATGCAAGAAAGAGGAAAGaattgaaagagagagagaaactgaag AATGTTGAGGCGGAGGAGGAGCGTGTTGATCAGCGTTCCGTCGATGATCTCTTGACATTTATCAATGGTGGAAATGGAG ATTCAAAGGGAGTTAAAACCAAtaagaataagaagaaaaatcgaagaagaaaagatCCACCAAAAGATTCTTCAAATAATGTCAATGGAAACCATAATAAG GAATCAGAAGCTCTTTCTTCTGCTTTCCACAATGAATCCCGACCTTCTAGCTCTTGCAACTTGCAAGATTGTACAGCTATTGAGTTTGATGATGGTGATGTTGACGATGATTTAGATCCTGCCATGAAGGAGCAGCTTGACAG GGAAGTGGAGGATTTTGCACGAAGATTAAATTCAGATTGGCCAGAAAGGATGCAGGAAATTTTATCCTTAGGCCAAGAAAGGAGACTTGCACCAATAAATATTAATGGAAATGGTTCTGCACGTAGATATACAA CAGGTTTGGATCAGAGATAA
- the LOC133714768 gene encoding short-chain dehydrogenase TIC 32, chloroplastic-like isoform X1, translated as MWFFRRKGPSGFSSSSTAEEVTQGIDATGLTAIVTGASSGIGTETTRVLALRGAHVIMGVRNMAAGKDVKDAIVKEIPTAKIDAMELDLSSLSSVRKFASDYKSAGHPLNILINNAGIMATPFLLSKDKIELQFATNHIGHFLLTNLLLDTMKKTARSSSKEGRIVNISSEAHRYAYHEGIRFDRINDPSGYSSWPAYGQSKLANILHAKELSKQLKEDGANITANALHPGVILTNLFRHNIVINGNHVINGLVNVLGRVVLKNVQQGAATTCYVALHPQAKGVSGEYFSDSNISKPRPQAEDELLAKKLWDFSKDLTK; from the exons ATGTGGTTCTTTAGAAGGAAAGGCCCATCTGGGTTCTCATCATCTTCCACAGCAGAAGAAGTTACTCAAGGGATTGATGCCACTGGTCTCACTGCCATTGTTACAG GAGCATCTAGTGGCATTGGCACTGAAACTACGCGTGTTCTTGCACTGCGTGGTGCCCATGTGATCATGGGAGTGAGGAATATGGCTGCGGGTAAAGATGTGAAAGATGCGATAGTTAAGGAAATCCCCACTGCCAAAATTGATGCCATGGAGTTGGATCTTAGTTCATTGTCATCTGTGAGGAAATTTGCATCAGATTACAAATCCGCTGGTCATCCTCTAAACATCTTAAT TAACAATGCAGGAATTATGGCAACCCCATTCTTGCTTTCCAAAGATAAGATTGAACTTCAGTTTGCCACAAACCATATAG GTCATTTTCTATTGACAAATCTTTTGTTGGATACTATGAAAAAGACTGCACGTTCAAGTAGCAAAGAAGGGAGAATTGTAAATATATCCTCTGAAGCTCACCGGTATGCATATCATGAAGGAATCCGTTTTGATAGAATCAACGACCCATCAGG GTACAGCAGTTGGCCTGCATATGGTCAATCAAAGCTAGCTAACATTTTGCATGCCAAAGAACTTTCAAAACAATTAAAG GAAGATGGGGCAAATATAACTGCAAATGCACTTCACCCTGGTGTAATTCTCACCAATCTTTTCCGTCATAACATTGTTATCAATGGTAATCATGTCATTAATG GGCTTGTTAATGTGCTCGGTAGAGTTGTGCTTAAAAATGTTCAGCAG GGAGCAGCAACAACTTGCTATGTGGCACTGCATCCGCAAGCTAAAGGGGTGAGCGGTGAATATTTTTCAGACAGTAATATTTCCAAGCCAAGACCTCAAGCTGAAGATGAGTTGTTGGCAAAGAAGCTCTGGGATTTCAGCAAGGATTTGACTAAATGA
- the LOC133714768 gene encoding short-chain dehydrogenase TIC 32, chloroplastic-like isoform X2 produces the protein MWFFRRKGPSGFSSSSTAEEVTQGIDATGLTAIVTGASSGIGTETTRVLALRGAHVIMGVRNMAAGKDVKDAIVKEIPTAKIDAMELDLSSLSSVRKFASDYKSAGHPLNILINNAGIMATPFLLSKDKIELQFATNHIGHFLLTNLLLDTMKKTARSSSKEGRIVNISSEAHRYAYHEGIRFDRINDPSGYSSWPAYGQSKLANILHAKELSKQLKEDGANITANALHPGVILTNLFRHNIVINGLVNVLGRVVLKNVQQGAATTCYVALHPQAKGVSGEYFSDSNISKPRPQAEDELLAKKLWDFSKDLTK, from the exons ATGTGGTTCTTTAGAAGGAAAGGCCCATCTGGGTTCTCATCATCTTCCACAGCAGAAGAAGTTACTCAAGGGATTGATGCCACTGGTCTCACTGCCATTGTTACAG GAGCATCTAGTGGCATTGGCACTGAAACTACGCGTGTTCTTGCACTGCGTGGTGCCCATGTGATCATGGGAGTGAGGAATATGGCTGCGGGTAAAGATGTGAAAGATGCGATAGTTAAGGAAATCCCCACTGCCAAAATTGATGCCATGGAGTTGGATCTTAGTTCATTGTCATCTGTGAGGAAATTTGCATCAGATTACAAATCCGCTGGTCATCCTCTAAACATCTTAAT TAACAATGCAGGAATTATGGCAACCCCATTCTTGCTTTCCAAAGATAAGATTGAACTTCAGTTTGCCACAAACCATATAG GTCATTTTCTATTGACAAATCTTTTGTTGGATACTATGAAAAAGACTGCACGTTCAAGTAGCAAAGAAGGGAGAATTGTAAATATATCCTCTGAAGCTCACCGGTATGCATATCATGAAGGAATCCGTTTTGATAGAATCAACGACCCATCAGG GTACAGCAGTTGGCCTGCATATGGTCAATCAAAGCTAGCTAACATTTTGCATGCCAAAGAACTTTCAAAACAATTAAAG GAAGATGGGGCAAATATAACTGCAAATGCACTTCACCCTGGTGTAATTCTCACCAATCTTTTCCGTCATAACATTGTTATCAATG GGCTTGTTAATGTGCTCGGTAGAGTTGTGCTTAAAAATGTTCAGCAG GGAGCAGCAACAACTTGCTATGTGGCACTGCATCCGCAAGCTAAAGGGGTGAGCGGTGAATATTTTTCAGACAGTAATATTTCCAAGCCAAGACCTCAAGCTGAAGATGAGTTGTTGGCAAAGAAGCTCTGGGATTTCAGCAAGGATTTGACTAAATGA
- the LOC133714769 gene encoding short-chain dehydrogenase TIC 32, chloroplastic-like: MWFFRRKGPSGFSSSSTAEEVTQGIDATGLTAIVTGASSGIGTETTRVLALRGAHVIMGVRNMAAGKDVKEAIVKEIPTAKIDAMELDLSSLSSVRKFASDYKSAGHPLNILINNAGIMATPFLLSKDKIELQFATNHIGHFLLTNLLLDTMKKTARASSKEGRIVNVSSEAHRFPYRGGIRFDKINDPSGYSSWAAYGQSKLANILHAKELSKQLKEERANITANALHPGAILTNLFRHSNVLNGLVNVLGKVVLKNVQQGAATTCYVALQPQAEGVSGEYFSDSNISKPTSQAEDELLAKKLWDFSKDLTE, encoded by the exons ATGTGGTTCTTTAGAAGAAAAGGCCCATCTGGGTTCTCATCATCTTCCACAGCAGAAGAAGTTACTCAAGGGATTGATGCTACTGGTCTCACTGCCATTGTTACAG GAGCATCTAGTGGCATTGGCACTGAAACTACGCGTGTTCTTGCACTGCGTGGTGCCCATGTGATTATGGGAGTGAGGAATATGGCTGCGGGTAAAGATGTGAAAGAAGCGATAGTTAAGGAAATCCCCACTGCCAAAATTGATGCCATGGAGTTGGATCTCAGTTCATTGTCATCTGTGAGGAAATTCGCATCAGATTACAAATCTGCTGGTCATCCTCTAAACATCTTAAT TAACAATGCAGGAATTATGGCGACCCCATTCTTGCTTTCCAAAGATAAGATTGAACTTCAGTTTGCCACAAACCACATAG GTCATTTTCTATTGACAAATCTTTTGTTGGATACTATGAAAAAGACTGCACGTGCAAGTAGCAAAGAAGGGAGAATTGTAAATGTATCCTCTGAAGCTCACCGGTTTCCATATCGTGGAGGAATCCGTTTTGATAAAATCAACGACCCATCGGG GTACAGCAGTTGGGCTGCATATGGTCAATCAAAGCTAGCTAACATTTTGCATGCCAAAGAACTTTCAAAACAATTGAAG GAAGAGAGGGCAAATATAACTGCAAATGCACTTCACCCTGGTGCAATTCTCACCAATCTTTTCCGTCATAGCAATGTTTTAAATG GGCTTGTTAATGTGCTCGGTAAAGTTGTGCTTAAAAATGTTCAGCAG GGAGCAGCAACAACTTGCTATGTGGCATTGCAGCCACAAGCTGAAGGGGTGAGCGGTGAATATTTTTCAGACAGTAATATTTCCAAGCCAACATCCCAAGCTGAAGACGAGTTGTTGGCAAAGAAACTCTGGGATTTCAGCAAGGATTTGACTGAATGA
- the LOC133716981 gene encoding uncharacterized protein LOC133716981 — protein MSSGDEAGDINVPEKEYDELKQSEDPVTSTFKLGPQKGQNLKTVHKYNSIPFWQLNCLMVMVVLSASGLVGPEDLVFVLFSIIYLFFLSKFAFPKLTDPSEEPPVFDPESYLVRLGPLFGGFIGIVLPLAYIFEGFIEGDKEGIRTAAPHVFLLASQVFMDGVAFSDRFSTPIRVFVPVFYNAKRIFTLVDWVKIEFSKADGQEYGGSASERRLFLGRVLAIVNLVFWSYDLFFFLLPVYLPRAFRKYYAAAKAD, from the coding sequence ATGTCGTCCGGTGATGAAGCTGGTGACATCAACGTGCCGGAAAAAGAGTACGATGAGCTCAAACAAAGCGAGGATCCGGTTACTTCAACCTTCAAGCTCGGCCCCCAAAAGGGCCAAAACCTCAAAACTGTCCACAAATATAATTCCATTCCCTTTTGGCAGCTCAACTGCCTCATGGTCATGGTAGTCCTCTCGGCCAGTGGCTTGGTAGGCCCTGAAGACCTGGTTTTTGTTCTCTTCTCAATAAtttacctcttcttcctctcgaAATTCGCTTTCCCAAAGCTCACTGATCCTTCGGAAGAGCCCCCGGTGTTCGACCCCGAAAGCTATCTAGTTCGGCTTGGCCCTCTCTTTGGTGGCTTCATAGGCATTGTGCTCCCCCTTGCGTACATTTTTGAAGGGTTCATAGAGGGAGACAAAGAAGGAATCAGGACGGCCGCGCCGCATGTTTTCCTTCTTGCGAGCCAAGTCTTCATGGATGGAGTGGCTTTCAGTGACAGGTTTTCGACTCCAATTAGGGTTTTTGTGCCGGTTTTCTATAATGCCAAGAGGATTTTTACCCTTGTGGATTGGGTTAAGATAGAGTTTTCGAAAGCTGATGGTCAAGAGTATGGTGGATCTGCAAGTGAGAGGAGACTCTTTCTTGGGAGAGTACTCGCTATAGTTAACTTGGTGTTTTGGTCCTAcgatctcttcttcttcttgttgccTGTTTATCTTCCTAGAGCTTTCAGGAAATATTATGCTGCAGCAAAAGCAGATTGA
- the LOC133717261 gene encoding uncharacterized protein LOC133717261 isoform X1 yields MPIAKLKAPNTDAMKSEEGNDSIDTIIRQVAKEPSISFSRAGDSPVPWIQLLHALDQQELPGWPLHSPIKVQMQKCDKCPREFCSPINHRRHIRVHHRLKKLDKDSNKNRVLLGAFWDKLSTEEAKESVSFKNVNLEEVAGSSIIKALTTLVRKPGFTSLPHIYLKAGSALLDIVQARPSRFPIPSQELFGILDDASEKTFLSGTATSMQRYIFDGDAGKVGLETKNLVACTSFLVEQKLVKAWHAYKDAEALRLQKLLVEEEEAAQKRQADLLERKRQKKLRQKEQKAKDQEKVNGKDGIDEPLEETSSHSTTIDSDSPISDILDHAHSSVEAFQDSSTNENVDPESQTGIGYGQADPVNGSNVERRTVQGNGSRRAVARWQVLPKSQRGVPNGFHAGQSSQTSKLPSMQNHGSYRDSRAVSGSNKVWSRKPKPQNDGGSLKDGVQKDATEPDQIKNHEVLIGSISVTLGNSSQESNNLTGFRDDGLLEQQMPKNNSQDKTNKPDSVQSSTNRSTVKLWRPVSRNGTKGSPMPVENGCRESETDVAAEKGNSRTISNGNCPRSCVMDSHNDGIGNGSTQAGNLGFSSSDAKDFLAQRWKEAIAGDHVELVLFQGSEPPRCPDSDNEVAAIHSLRFRRSILGNAENRLVNVEALESPIAGAGKVKYRSKKPEKGVKIKYIPKQNTVT; encoded by the exons ATGCCAATTGCTAAATTAAAGGCCCCAAACACTGATGCTATGAAATCGGAAGAAGGAAATGACTCCATTGACACTATCATCAGACAAGTTGCAAAAGAGCCTTCTATTTCTTTCTCGAGGGCTGGTGATAGCCCAGTTCCATGGATTCAACTACTTCATGCCTTAGATCAACAAG AGCTTCCAGGTTGGCCCCTGCACTCTCCCATCAAGGTGCAAATGCAAAAGTGTGACAAATGCCCCCGAGAATTTTGTTCACCCATCAACCACAGAAGGCACATTCGCGTGCACCATCGACTGAAAAAGCTTGATAAG GATTCTAATAAAAATAGGGTTCTTCTTGGGGCATTTTGGGATAAG CTCTCCACGGAAGAGGCAAAAGAATCTGTATCGTTCAAGAATGTGAATTTGGAG GAAGTTGCGGGGTCTTCAATCATAAAGGCTTTGACAACACTTGTTCGGAAACCTGGATTCACTTCTCTGCCCCACATTTATTTGAAGGCTGGTTCTGCCCTTCTG GATATTGTCCAGGCTAGACCTTCCAGGTTTCCAATACCTTCTCAGGAGTTATTCGGTATACTTGACGATGCAAGTGAAAAAACATTCCTATCTGGTACAGCCACATCAATGCAAAGATATATTTTTGACGGGGATGCTGGGAAGGTTGGCCTTGAAACAAAGAATCTAGTTGCTTGTACCAGCTTCTTGGTAGAACAAAAATTG GTTAAAGCTTGGCATGCTTACAAGGATGCCGAAGCTTTGCGGTTACAAAAGCTACtagtggaagaagaagaagcagctcAAAAAAG GCAAGCTGATCTCTTGGAAAGAAAGAGGCAGAAGAAGCTTAGGCAGAAAGAACAAAAGGCAAAGGACCAAGAGAAGGTGAACGGTAAAGACGGCATTGATGAACCTCTGGAAGAAACATCGAGTCATTCAACAACCATTGATTCTGACTCACCCATTTCAGACATTCTAGATCATGCTCACTCATCTGTTGAAGCATTTCAAGACTCAAGCACCAATGAAAATGTGGATCCCGAATCTCAGACTGGAATTGGCTATGGACAAGCTGATCCTGTGAATGGTTCAAATGTGGAACGGCGGACAGTGCAAGGAAATGGTTCTCGGCGTGCGGTTGCTCGATGGCAGGTGTTGCCAAAATCACAGCGGGGTGTGCCTAATGGATTTCATGCTGGTCAGAGTTCTCAAACATCAAAGCTTCCATCCATGCAAAATCATGGAAGCTACCGGGATTCAAGAGCTGTGTCTGGCAGCAATAAAGTTTGGAGTCGAAAGCCTAAACCACAAAATGATGGGGGGAGTTTGAAAGATGGAGTACAAAAGGATGCAACTGAACCTGATCAAATCAAGAATCATGAGGTCTTGATTGGATCTATATCAGTCACACTTGGAAATTCTTCCCAAGAAAGTAATAATCTGACTGGCTTTCGTGATGATGGCCTTTTGGAGCAACAAATGCCTAAGAACAACTCTCAGGACAAAACGAATAAACCTGATTCTGTTCAGAGTAGCACAAACCGATCAACAGTAAAACTTTGGAGGCCAGTGAGCCGGAATGGAACAAAGGGGTCTCCTATGCCAGTTGAGAATGGCTGCAGAGAATCTGAAACTGATGTTGCAGCTGAGAAGGGCAACAGTCGGACCATTTCCAATGGAAATTGTCCAAGATCATGTGTCATGGATAGTCATAATGATGGCATTGGTAATGGATCTACACAAGCCGGAAACTTGGGTTTCTCCAGTAGTGATGCAAAAGATTTTCTTGCACAGA GATGGAAAGAGGCTATAGCCGGAGACCATGTAGAATTGGTTCTTTTCCAAGGTTCTGAACCTCCCAGATGCCCGGACAGTGACAATGAAGTAGCAGCAATTCATTCATTGAGGTTTAGACGCAGCATTCTTGGGAATGCAGAAAACCGGCTGGTTAATGTGGAGGCACTCGAGTCTCCAATTGCCGGAGCTGGTAAAGTCAAGTATAGGTCGAAGAAGCCTGAAAAGGGTGTGAAGATAAAATACATCCCCAAACAGAATACCGTTACCTAG
- the LOC133715670 gene encoding uncharacterized protein LOC133715670, whose translation MSGGVGPTADISLPKEQEHEFKEHHDPISSSKLSPKTSKSQTPHTTTNRKPGLFSFRQLNALAVIIVLSASGMVSPQDLAFVLFSIAYMYLISKVAFPMQSSTKDPPVFSPQNKILRLYVLLGAIIGLVLPIAYIFEGIFEGDKQGISAASPHVFLLASQVFMEGLAFTDRFSIPIRVFVPVFYNSRRIFTIVEWLTSEFSKGYEDYGGSAKRLYLGRVLAIANMAFWCFNLFGFLLPVYLPRAFKKYYSTHKVKEY comes from the coding sequence ATGTCAGGTGGAGTTGGTCCAACTGCAGACATTAGCCTtcccaaagaacaagaacatgagTTCAAAGAACACCATGACCCAATTTCTTCCTCAAAACTCAGCCCTAAAACTTCAAAGAGCCAAACCCCACACACCACCACTAACCGAAAACCAGGTTTGTTCTCCTTCCGGCAGCTCAATGCCCTCGCCGTCATCATTGTCCTCTCAGCCAGTGGCATGGTAAGCCCTCAAGACCTGGCCTTTGTTCTCTTCTCCATTGCCTACATGTACTTGATCTCAAAAGTTGCTTTCCCCATGCAATCTTCCACTAAAGACCCTCCAGTCTTCAGCCCCCAAAACAAGATCCTACGCCTCTATGTCCTCTTGGGTGCCATCATAGGCCTAGTGCTCCCCATAGCTTACATCTTCGAGGGCATTTTCGAGGGTGACAAGCAAGGAATCAGCGCAGCCTCGCCACATGTTTTCCTTCTTGCAAGTCAGGTTTTCATGGAAGGGTTGGCTTTCACCGACAGGTTTTCGATACCAATACGCGTTTTCGTGCCAGTTTTTTACAACTCCAGGAGGATTTTCACCATTGTGGAGTGGCTTACAAGTGAGTTTTCAAAAGGGTATGAAGACTATGGTGGATCTGCTAAGAGATTATACCTTGGCAGAGTTCTTGCTATTGCTAATATGGCTTTTTGGTGCTTCAATCTTTTTGGGTTCTTATTGCCAGTATATCTACCTAGAGCTTTCAAGAAATATTACTCTACGCATAAGGTGAAAGAATATTGA
- the LOC133714767 gene encoding SKP1-like protein 21 isoform X2, with protein MSEAVMAVVKPEMKSYIWLQTADGSIQQVEEEVAMFCPMICREILQTGMGSSKNYAISLPQRVNPAVLGLILDYCRFHQVPGRSNKERKTFDEKFIRMDTKKLCELTSAADSLQLKPLVDLTSRALARIIEGKTPEEIRETFHLPDDLTEEEKLEPLRNITDDPRIRLLNRLYARKRKELKEREKLKNVEAEEERVDQRSVDDLLTFINGGNGDSKGVKTNKNKKKNRRRKDPPKDSSNNVNGNHNKESEALSSAFHNESRPSSSCNLQDCTAIEFDDGDVDDDLDPAMKEQLDREVEDFARRLNSDWPERMQEILSLGQERRLAPININGNGSARRYTSLDQR; from the exons ATGTCAGAAGCTGTCATGGCGGTAGTCAAACCTGAG ATGAAGTCTTACATCTGGCTACAAACTGCTGATGGGTCAATCCAACAAGTAGAAGAAGAGGTTGCTATGTTTTGTCCCATGATCTGTCGAGAAATACTTCAGACAGGCATGGGATCGTCCAAAAACTATGCTATATCACTTCCTCAACGAGTTAACCCTGCCGTTTTGGGGTTAATACTTGACTACTGCCGGTTTCATCAAGTACCAGGTCGCTCTAATAAG GAACGCAAAACTTTTGATGAGAAATTTATTCGGATGGATACAAAGAAGTTATGCGAGTTGACATCAGCTGCTGACAGCCTACAATTGAAGCCTTTGGTTGATCTCACCAGCCGAGCACTTGCACGAATTATTGAAGGAAAAACTCCTGAAGAGATACGGGAGACATTTCATTTACCTGATGATCTCACAGAG GAGGAGAAGTTGGAACCTCTGAGAAACATAACCGATGATCCACGTATCCGGCTTCTTAATCGTCTATATGCAAGAAAGAGGAAAGaattgaaagagagagagaaactgaag AATGTTGAGGCGGAGGAGGAGCGTGTTGATCAGCGTTCCGTCGATGATCTCTTGACATTTATCAATGGTGGAAATGGAG ATTCAAAGGGAGTTAAAACCAAtaagaataagaagaaaaatcgaagaagaaaagatCCACCAAAAGATTCTTCAAATAATGTCAATGGAAACCATAATAAG GAATCAGAAGCTCTTTCTTCTGCTTTCCACAATGAATCCCGACCTTCTAGCTCTTGCAACTTGCAAGATTGTACAGCTATTGAGTTTGATGATGGTGATGTTGACGATGATTTAGATCCTGCCATGAAGGAGCAGCTTGACAG GGAAGTGGAGGATTTTGCACGAAGATTAAATTCAGATTGGCCAGAAAGGATGCAGGAAATTTTATCCTTAGGCCAAGAAAGGAGACTTGCACCAATAAATATTAATGGAAATGGTTCTGCACGTAGATATACAA GTTTGGATCAGAGATAA
- the LOC133717261 gene encoding uncharacterized protein LOC133717261 isoform X2, producing the protein MEVAGSSIIKALTTLVRKPGFTSLPHIYLKAGSALLDIVQARPSRFPIPSQELFGILDDASEKTFLSGTATSMQRYIFDGDAGKVGLETKNLVACTSFLVEQKLVKAWHAYKDAEALRLQKLLVEEEEAAQKRQADLLERKRQKKLRQKEQKAKDQEKVNGKDGIDEPLEETSSHSTTIDSDSPISDILDHAHSSVEAFQDSSTNENVDPESQTGIGYGQADPVNGSNVERRTVQGNGSRRAVARWQVLPKSQRGVPNGFHAGQSSQTSKLPSMQNHGSYRDSRAVSGSNKVWSRKPKPQNDGGSLKDGVQKDATEPDQIKNHEVLIGSISVTLGNSSQESNNLTGFRDDGLLEQQMPKNNSQDKTNKPDSVQSSTNRSTVKLWRPVSRNGTKGSPMPVENGCRESETDVAAEKGNSRTISNGNCPRSCVMDSHNDGIGNGSTQAGNLGFSSSDAKDFLAQRWKEAIAGDHVELVLFQGSEPPRCPDSDNEVAAIHSLRFRRSILGNAENRLVNVEALESPIAGAGKVKYRSKKPEKGVKIKYIPKQNTVT; encoded by the exons ATG GAAGTTGCGGGGTCTTCAATCATAAAGGCTTTGACAACACTTGTTCGGAAACCTGGATTCACTTCTCTGCCCCACATTTATTTGAAGGCTGGTTCTGCCCTTCTG GATATTGTCCAGGCTAGACCTTCCAGGTTTCCAATACCTTCTCAGGAGTTATTCGGTATACTTGACGATGCAAGTGAAAAAACATTCCTATCTGGTACAGCCACATCAATGCAAAGATATATTTTTGACGGGGATGCTGGGAAGGTTGGCCTTGAAACAAAGAATCTAGTTGCTTGTACCAGCTTCTTGGTAGAACAAAAATTG GTTAAAGCTTGGCATGCTTACAAGGATGCCGAAGCTTTGCGGTTACAAAAGCTACtagtggaagaagaagaagcagctcAAAAAAG GCAAGCTGATCTCTTGGAAAGAAAGAGGCAGAAGAAGCTTAGGCAGAAAGAACAAAAGGCAAAGGACCAAGAGAAGGTGAACGGTAAAGACGGCATTGATGAACCTCTGGAAGAAACATCGAGTCATTCAACAACCATTGATTCTGACTCACCCATTTCAGACATTCTAGATCATGCTCACTCATCTGTTGAAGCATTTCAAGACTCAAGCACCAATGAAAATGTGGATCCCGAATCTCAGACTGGAATTGGCTATGGACAAGCTGATCCTGTGAATGGTTCAAATGTGGAACGGCGGACAGTGCAAGGAAATGGTTCTCGGCGTGCGGTTGCTCGATGGCAGGTGTTGCCAAAATCACAGCGGGGTGTGCCTAATGGATTTCATGCTGGTCAGAGTTCTCAAACATCAAAGCTTCCATCCATGCAAAATCATGGAAGCTACCGGGATTCAAGAGCTGTGTCTGGCAGCAATAAAGTTTGGAGTCGAAAGCCTAAACCACAAAATGATGGGGGGAGTTTGAAAGATGGAGTACAAAAGGATGCAACTGAACCTGATCAAATCAAGAATCATGAGGTCTTGATTGGATCTATATCAGTCACACTTGGAAATTCTTCCCAAGAAAGTAATAATCTGACTGGCTTTCGTGATGATGGCCTTTTGGAGCAACAAATGCCTAAGAACAACTCTCAGGACAAAACGAATAAACCTGATTCTGTTCAGAGTAGCACAAACCGATCAACAGTAAAACTTTGGAGGCCAGTGAGCCGGAATGGAACAAAGGGGTCTCCTATGCCAGTTGAGAATGGCTGCAGAGAATCTGAAACTGATGTTGCAGCTGAGAAGGGCAACAGTCGGACCATTTCCAATGGAAATTGTCCAAGATCATGTGTCATGGATAGTCATAATGATGGCATTGGTAATGGATCTACACAAGCCGGAAACTTGGGTTTCTCCAGTAGTGATGCAAAAGATTTTCTTGCACAGA GATGGAAAGAGGCTATAGCCGGAGACCATGTAGAATTGGTTCTTTTCCAAGGTTCTGAACCTCCCAGATGCCCGGACAGTGACAATGAAGTAGCAGCAATTCATTCATTGAGGTTTAGACGCAGCATTCTTGGGAATGCAGAAAACCGGCTGGTTAATGTGGAGGCACTCGAGTCTCCAATTGCCGGAGCTGGTAAAGTCAAGTATAGGTCGAAGAAGCCTGAAAAGGGTGTGAAGATAAAATACATCCCCAAACAGAATACCGTTACCTAG